From a region of the Anomalospiza imberbis isolate Cuckoo-Finch-1a 21T00152 chromosome 3, ASM3175350v1, whole genome shotgun sequence genome:
- the E2F6 gene encoding transcription factor E2F6: MINLNVHKDTQLVKKTVEVKRPRFDASLVLLTRRFMALLRKAPDGVLDLNEVATTLGVRKRRVYDITNVLDGIDLIQKRSKNHIQWIGNDLDQLIGKAPEQQTLRDELTDLSVMEEALDELIKNCAHQIFELTDDKENAKLAYVTYQDIRSIQAFQEQIVIAIKAPEETNLQIPVPKDDHIEVHVKSTKGPIDVYLCEVDKENPGAKTCEDMDTVTSEMETSFYPDEVRSPMEEKKTFEMPDYRM; the protein is encoded by the exons ATGATCAACCTGAATGTGCACAAGGACACACAGCTTGTGAAAA AAACTGTGGAAGTCAAAAGGCCTCGATTTGATGCATCATTGGTGCTTTTGACACGAAGATTTATGGCTCTTCTCAGAAAAGCTCCAGACGGTGTCCTTGATTTAAATGAAGTAGCAACAACACTTGGAGTACGAAAACGAAGAGTGTATGACATCACCAATGTGTTGGATGGCATCGACTTGATTCAGAAAAGATCTAAGAATCATATCCAGTGGAT AGGTAACGATCTTGACCAACTTATTGGAAAAGCACCAGAGCAGCAAACCCTTAGAGATGAACTTACTGACTTATCAGTCATGGAAGAAGCACTGGATGAATTAATCAAGAATTGTGCTCATCAGATATTTGAACTAACAGATGACAAAGAGAATGCTAA ACTAGCTTATGTGACGTACCAAGATATCCGAAGCATTCAGGCATTTCAGGAACAGATTGTGATTGCAATCAAAGCTCCAGAGGAAACCAATTTGCAAATACCAGTTCCTAAAGAT GATCACATAGAAGTACATGTGAAGAGCACAAAAGGACCCATTGACGTGTATCTATGTGAGGTGGATAAAGAAAATCCAGGTGCCAAAACTTGTGAAGATATGGATACTGTCACTAGTGAAATGGAGACATCATTTTATCCTGATGAAG TGAGATCTCcgatggaagagaaaaaaacatttgagaTGCCAGATTATAGAATGTAA